GATCAGGAAGACAATTCTGCATGTACAAGATGTTAGAGAAAGGTAATTCAAAAGAAAAGATAGCAGATTGAGGTAAGACAAGACTCTAAGGTgtaaggaaagagagagacagagacacagcaaAGGACAATGTTTCAGAAGAGACAGAGGTACACAGATAGCGGTGTATATTTTACTCACGACAGTCTCCTCCAGACCCTTCAAGTCCTGTTTAGTCTGCTCATGGCGCTCATGCAGGAATCTGACAGAAACAGCAAAACCATCATTACAAATAAGACaatatttctgtgtatttcaGGACAATTTAATATCAATGGGTTCTTTTGAGTGCCCTCTGCTGGAATTTAAAAGAAGAGACAGTGGACTGTATTAATTCTATACTCTAATGTTTCTAAGTTCTCCATtgaaataatcacaaaaatgtTGTAAACCACTGTATGCTGACCCATCCCACACATGCAGTACTTTATACTCAGACCTTTGTTTCAACcacactgagtagggagaaagtGGACCTCAACAACACTTACGAGAGCTCCTCCAGACGCTCACTCTTAGTGTTGTCCTGACTCTTCAGGCGTTCAAAGTCGGCGCGAACATGAGccagctccagctccagctTGGAGTTACGACTGGAGGTGGGAAACAACAGCGCACATGTtcgaaaggaaaaagagaaaaggaagagTTGAATGAACAGCAATCCTGTTTTATTCCACAGATAATAGTTGGTAAACCTTTGTGTCTGCAGTATGAAAACATTTATGTcatattgttatatatattgttattataaaaataGCATACAACAATTAATAATGTTAAATGATCAAATCTATGGTATCTATGTGAAAATAGAAATAACTAATTAAGATGGTCACAGACTCAGTGAGCTCGTCAATGATCCTCTGCTTCTCGTTGATCTCATCCCGCAGGCGGGCCAGCTGCTTGTGATGGAGGCCACGGTGAGACTCCTGCTGACGGGAAACCTTCTGCAAATCAAAAGAGCAAAAGGCACAATGTCTTCAGTGATGCTGGCTTTAGCAGGGAAAACtagaatataaataataattattaatttaaaaaaataaaaagccacaTAATATAGGATTTTAGGTTATTTTTAGGAATAAGGTATTCTGCTAAAATTACAGAAAAAAGAGGTAATCAGATAACTGATACATTTAGTAAAAATGGGGATTATTAGCAATATTACAATTCAAATATACGGTATAACACCATGCACATGCGCACACATTACAACATTTATGAGTCTCACAACACCACTCTGGTCTTGAGTGAAACCATAGCTAACAGTTGCCAATGTTAATGTTattttgtaaataaagcagaaaagggGAACAGCATTACAGTACAGTGTAAGTTATTCCCATATTTGGCATTGAGGGACTCCAAAAAAGTAATGGAAAGTAATCAAGTAGTGTTGctataatattgtgatattgggATTAGGTTACTGACCACATTTTTTACAATAGATAATAAGTAATTGTAttggaatacatttttaaagtaacCCTCATAAACCCTGTGTAGCACCCTACAGGAACTAAAATATAGGCATGAAATGGCACAAAGGAGTTACATCTGAACAATAAGTACCTTGCTTGTATTATATTCTGGGGGGACAGGATGCCTGTGTCACAATTTCAATTAATTAAGTCAAAATCAGTAAATCAGTTAACTAAGGTTTTAGGCTGggcactaaaataaaaaaaattgccttTTAACATTACTTACCTTCACATTTCCATCCTCAGTCTCACccttctctccatccttctcctCAAGCAAGGAGTTATCtgtaagaagaaaaagagaaataaagcaTTCACCACAGCGCAACAACCTATTAACAGTCCTATTTCCTTTTGCTTGAACATTAATTCTGTAGTTAatattttgtgtatgtgtacacgTGCGGTGTGCAGGTTACCCTGGTCTTGCAGCTTGGCCAGCTCTTCGCTCAGGGAGTCGTGGCTCTCCTCCAGCAGCCGCTTCTTCTGCTCCACACTCTGCATGTACTCTGTCAGGGAGCGAATCTTAGCTTCATGCTGTACGAACacaaacaaacgcacacacaggacataaaaaataaaaaagtcataaaaacccagccacaacaaacaacaaacaatatTTGATTAATTCAGGCAGGCTTTCCTCCACTCCATCTCTTCCCCTCCCATCCtgtccctctccctccatccctcacCTGGGAGATGAGGAGCTGGCATGAGGAGAGCTCCCTCCCAGTTTCCTCCATCTTGCGGTGGCACTCCAGCTGCATGTTCTCCAGCTGGCGGCAGCGCTTCACCATGCTCTTCACCTCAGACTTGATCTTGCTGATGTAGAGGCGAGCCACCGTGAACTCTTCTTCGATCGCGCCGCTAATCTCCACCGGCTGAGGATTGTAGAAAAGTGGTGATTATTTTCTCTTCCACGCTTTCTTCTCCAGTCGGGACTAACAAGAAACTCAACTCAACACACTCTATATAGTGTACCTACAGTATATGTGCAGTACATTTAAACCTCTTTTAACACTTAGAGCCAACTCACCAGCTTGATCTCCCCGTTGCCCACGATGGTGCTGAACTCACTGAGGTCCCTCATCAGACCGTTGAGGACGTCAGCAATGCGTTTCCTCTGCTGCCCGCTCACTTCCTGCATACGAGACAGCTCTGCCTCCAGCTCCATCAGACTGGCCtgtaagagaaaaagagaggctcAGTCAGGACCAGAGAAGCAATACCAGTTTCCAACAGAAAGCACCCAGAGACCACATGTCACCAGAAAAAACGTTTATGGTACATCTAGATCGAGAAACCAGGATATCTCTtcatatgtaaaatatataaaagtaaGGTTATCCCAAATAGGACAGAGGCACTGTTGTAGTTTCAAGCTTTTGGTTTTAGTCACAACTGTTGGGTGATGGAGGCCATAGTTTTTGGAGAATATCTAAAACCTGTCCCCGAACATAAAGGCTTTCATATGAGGTTGGATTGTGCAAGATTTCATCTCAAATGATTAGGGTGCTAGCTTCAACTATAGGTCCTTTAAATGTGACTGCACAATTCTAAGGTGTTATGGCAGTTAAGCCACATGTAGAAGAAATTGACAACCATCTGAGAAACAGTACTGCATTGCAAAaatccatttattttttcaatccTCTACAGCTAAgcctaatgtaatgtaaaaagtcTCTAACACTTCCCCTCCAGTACTTGACTGTCCTATAATTCCTGCATCATTTATTATTATAGTTCACTGCTACAAGTGCTTGTCTCTTTAGTGCAGCAAGGAAGCAAGCATCCTTCTGCTTCAGCTCCTGTCTCTGATTTTGGCTCTCCGTCAGTCAATCTCACATTTATACCATTTCTCTTCAAACGTACCATTTTCTGGGACAGTTGgtcagccagcagctggttctGCAGGCCTTTCTCCTCCACCTCCTGGCTCTTCTGGTCGTAGTTGATGGCAAGCTCCTCCAGAGCCTGCAGCACCTCCTTCACCTCAGCCTTGGCGCAGTCGCTCTCCACCTGAAGCCTGCCGAGTTCAGCCTGGACCTTGTCCCCATCGCCCTTGGATGAGGCTAAGAGCTGGGGGGGGGAAGAAAACACAGGGAGACATGTCTTCAGTTAAGTCATTTTCCCCATTCCTCAATTCTTCAGAGGCTGTTTCAACGCTGACGCTCGGTTTTAAGATTACGTTTAGAATTAGTAAGTACcctctgtgtgtgcatacagtgtgtattgtaatgggaaaattacatttaagcacaattccttatatttttatgtttaattcgtactttaattctctcacaaatgctgaaagagtctatctcattcccacatgcagattttgattctaactttgtgagacatgcagtctggaacattatgtgagcactgttagcctgaaccgataaaggtacaaggtcaccctaaaactatctcatgttttcccatgccagttaagatgtaactggggggtgaaagtcgtacagggaggaggaggtgagatgactccaagatgtctcttgtattcctctgattgtcttcatgtgtatcagattgcctgtcaaaattgtagcgtcataataatccaagtgcgtatgtgctgtcactctgaagatgcatataagcctagtgttcttgttcactcatttgagaaactgactccacactgggctgcggccttttgtgaaatcatgttgatcctatttgcaaatatatcttttttaataaaatacaaaaacccaacttggttttagtctcagtctgtcttatttgtttcaatttactaaactctgaaaactctCCCCCCTGCTacaaaggaaacttccataacagtatgtgtttgtgtatactgACCTCATCCTGGTCCAGCATCTGCTGCTTCAGTTTCTCCACCAACTGGCACTGCAGGTTGATCTCATCATCCTGCAGAAACACGATTTTATCATGCTTGTTTGAATGAATATATGTGACACTGAAAACTTTATAGGGTTTCATCTACTTTGTCCATGATTGTTTTATATCTATAAACCCTTACTTAAATTTCAATCTATAAGATGTCGCAAATGTTACTGTACACACTAGCGAGAAAGAAACTTATAAATGAgatttataaaaacaattacatttacatttacacttAGGTGGAATTAAAGTGGAGCAAAAGTAAGCAAGTTTACTAATGTACAGACAAAAAGTGTCTTTTGTAATTAGTATGTTGATGTTTGGACCTTATCATCCAGCTGCTTGTAGAGCTTGCGTATCTCCTCCTCGTACTTCTGCCGCTCCTCCTCGGAAATGCGAACCACAATGGAGGAGGTGTCGTTGTCCAAAATGGGACGCTCCTCCACGGTCTCAAAACGGGTCACCACGTCTGCCGTGGTCTGCTCCGTCTCAGGCACCTCCTCTCCTGAAGGAAAGGGATGAAGGGacaaagaggacagagaaacaaAGAAATTAGCATAAGACGGTTCTGTCAGCACAGAAGAGTTGAAGTTATGCAGCTGAAAAGTTAGTCAGAAAACACTTCATGCGTCTCACCATTTCTCCAGCGGTTGAGCTCAATCTCCAGCTTCTGGACGGTTTCCTTCAGAGTCTTgttcttctccttctctttctcgtACTTCCTCTTCCACTGCTCCGCCGTCAGCTCCAGGTTGATGGAGGCGGTGTTCCTGATGGTCTTGGCGCTGTGACAGGGGacgacaaagacagagagacacaaatggaaaaaatgtgaaaaaatgtgagtcatctttttaagttttaaattaAGGAAAGGACTAATGATCAGTGTTTGTGTTCAATTAACAATTCTACTGGATAAAATGCCCAAAATTCAGCTTTATGTTGGTCGTGTAGTTTTAAAGTCACCTGATAAGTAGGAGAGGAAACTATTGTAAAGAAATAAGAATATAACACAGCTAATGTCtgattttctttaaattaaaaattaaaagaagCCCCTTCTGAGATAAAGGGTCAAGTCATCTGAACACAATGTCCAGTGGTATAGTCCAGTTCCTGTCAGGATagtataaataaatagaaatgtaCATCAGGTACATTTCTATTTTTGAGACATTTCTTCAGCCTTCTGACTCAAAAACACATTAATACCTCCCTGGTGAAATAACATAATttcctttaaataaatataagtgCAATATAGTCAAATGGGCATTGTCAGTTAGCTTCTGTGTCTGCCTTGTTTGGATTTTAAGTCACGCCCAAAATAATTCATTGCCTTCCTTATGTAAATTATAATAAGTTTGGGTTCTTGCTGAGAAACATTGCAGCATGTTAATAAACTGTTAGACTGAGTTCAATTTtcatgtatatattgtatactaAAGTTTCTTTCCAAAGCTGCATTGGCTGTATCCACAAATGTATCTACCGTTGTCCAAACATTAGAGTGGATTTGGTCTCGGCATCGTTGTAGctggagggagagcagcagatGAACATGGTGGTGCGACAGTTCCCACCGAGGGAGTCCTGCAGGATGCGGGTCATTTTGCTGTCACGGTACGGTACGTGACTTTTCTGAagaagagggaaagaaaggagaaggaaaaaaaggaggGGAAAAGATCCAGATCCAGAGACAATTTGAAACTAAAAGCATGAGAGGAAGGCAGGAGATACATTTCATTTGCTTCCTGATTTTGGGCTTATGTGTGATTCATCAGCAGATTATATTCAGCAAAAATTTACACTTTCCCATTCAACTTGATTTCTCAAACAAATCCCATAACTCCTGTCAAAAGTTTCAGATTTATTGTGCCGCATCCAACTAATCTTATAATTGGCAGGGATACTTTTGGCATTTGACAGCCAAACCTGTTGAGTTGGCAGAATGGAAAGAAGGGTGCAGGTACTGGGCAGGATGCATTTCATAAACAAATTGACAGGAGGGACAGATTTGAAATGAGAGAGGAGAGCTATCTGCAACAGTCTCAGAACTTGGAGATAAACAGGACACTTCCAGTTGTAGAAAGACACGTTTTAAAAAACacgttttaatttattttaagtcCCCAAATTGTAGAAAGACacgttttaatttattttaagtcCCCAAATTCTACAACAGAAGTAAGCTTCAGTTGGGGAAAAGGTACATATGTTTCACTTAacttaaatgttaaaatactACTTTACATCAGCTCCTTAAATATCTCACACATTGATTAAACACTGTGATACAGTATACTCCAAAATAGCAAACCAAGACCAAAACATATTGTAAGCACTACCACATTTTGACACTTTATGGTGATTTATTAGCTGATCTACaaagtattttaatttttttttccccttttttttttttgtgaactttttttttttttttttttgggggagacagcccttatttttttttttagcgtcTATACAAATAGAGGTAAGTAGGGTGAAAATAGCTCACCGTGCCCTCAGCCAACGCGGAGATGACATTTCCCAGAGCAGAAAGAGATTTGTTGATGTTTTTAGCCTCATCCAGGACGGCTCCTGCAGCTCCAGTCTTACTGACCTGGAATAAAGAAAAAGAGTGAAGTAAAATATTAATGATGAACTGCTGCAGAAAAACATAGAaagtaattaatttaatttgaagCAGCTGAATTGCATGTTGGAAATTGCTGATTTATAAACAATATTTTCCTCAGGGTGTCTCCTACCTTCTCACTGCCAGCCAGATCCACCAGGTACAGCTTTCCACACAGCTTCTGCTCAGTCTCCACATGCTCCTGCTTAATGTTGATCAGGAAGATGCTGTGGCTGCGAGAACTGTGCTCGTTCATGTCTGCACAAAGACAAAACCAACATAACAGTTGGGTAGAACAAAAAGCATAGAGGTTTCGTTGCAGtcttagaacttttattgttaAAATTGATGTTTAAAACCATTTTCAGAGACACATACGTACAGGAAAACACAGTAGTTTCACAATAGAAAAAACAGACTACAACTAGATATGTGTAATAATGGAGATTTACAAACATGTAAACCTTGttttacaaaacatacaaaCTATTATTTGCATGCCTCTCTCCTACCAGCAGTTCTTACCAATCACCTTAATGCAGTGAAACTATTAacagattaatttaataataatgtatctgTGCATTTAAAATCTTCCgtgtctttttttgtcaacGAGAACAAGTCATCTCTGCAGCAGAATGATATCATTATTTCACAGAGTGCAGATAACAAGCAGCATGGATCGAAATGCTGCGCTTCATCAGACAGTAAGTAAGTTCAGGTTTCTCTGCAGACCATATATCTGAGGGCATCAGCTCAGTGGCTGCAGAGTGTCGCCCCATTACTCTGCTATCAGCACACCGCTCTGCAGCACCGTGAGTCAGCAGGCATCAACCAGGAAACAAAGAAGACTGCTGGTGAACACATTGGATCCACTTCTGCTCACAATCAGTTGATTTTCAAAGCTAGACTGTTGTAGGATTTGATTGTTTGTGAAAGGTTTGTCTTATTTCTGCTCTACTGAGCACACTTTCTTTTGAGTAAATagtatataggctacattacattacatacaagTATGAGCAAATAAATTACATGTAAGTAaatatttcttattttctttttttaaggagAGGAAATCTATTTAATTTGTCACAAAGAAGAAATGTGTCTTAGCCTCCATTATCTCCCACACAAGAACGTAAAATCCATAAAATACCCACACAATCCTCTAGCTCAAACAAATCCATGCATGCCTGTTATATAACCCCGTTACAATGACGATGTTTATTTATAGTCGTAACACACAAAGATGCATTAGTGATTTTGAATGCACCAAGGGACTTTGTATCTTCTGCCAGAGCACAAGCTGCAGCTCAGTGTGAAGAGTAAGAGTTGGGTCACAGATCATAGATAAACTGAATGAATGGATGATTTAAAACACCGTCACTGGTGATTCATTTCTCTGGCTTATTACCTGCATGCTGAGACTATGGGATTATCATTGTCATGAAGCTACACTGCAGTGATTCAGTTTCAGGTGATTAAGGACTCAAACTGACAAGTAGGAATGTTAATGCACAAATGTTCCTACAGATATGACACGATGGCTGAAACGTACCAGATAAATAGTATTTGATGACTCTACAGTTAAATTAACTCCACAATATGCTGTGTTGATTTATGTGGTGTTTCTGGTTAACAATATACTAGTTTAAGTTTTACAGAGGACATCTCCTTGTTCTGGAAGTTTCTggattaatataataatatgaaCTCGTCTTTGTTTGCATTAACTGAGTATTTCATTACAACGAGATAACCATGCACTTAGAAAAGTGTTTTTATCCCTAAATCATAAGGGTTTTTAGCACTGTAACGTATTGTGGGTCattcaatgtattttttgtaatgCATTCAAAAGGATCTTCTTGTATGAATGCATGTAAAGAGAAGTCCAAGTCAATCACTTTGCAGAAAAGGGCAAAATCAAATCACTGATTTCTTGAAAATGTCACAGAAAGTCTGACACACGAAAGACTGAGGCACAAAATGCCTTAAGTCTGAAGAAAAGAGAACTGAACAGGTTGAGATTTATTACAGTGAGGCTGTCCTGGTGTTTTTGTTGAGCACTGAATCCCAAAGCTCTTCCGGGCACACTCTTTTCACTTCAGTCGACTTTAGCAATGTGAGTCAGCACAAGAATGAATGGATATGGTGTAATGGCTTGTTGTTTGGATAGTTCTCCAAGGACTTGCTTCATTGTATTTTTGAAATAGCTCCACTGCAATACAAAAACTGTCTTATCAGTAGTA
This genomic interval from Perca fluviatilis chromosome 5, GENO_Pfluv_1.0, whole genome shotgun sequence contains the following:
- the kif5aa gene encoding kinesin family member 5Aa isoform X3; translated protein: MADIPAECNIKVLCRFRPLNQSEILRGDQFIPKFQSDDTVVVGGKSYVFDRVFPTNTTQEQVYNTCAKQIVKDVLGGYNGTIFAYGQTSSGKTHTMEGKLHDPHQMGIIPRIAEDIFNHIFAMDENLEFHIKVSYFEIYMDKIRDLLDVTKTNLSVHEDKNRVPYVKGCTERFVSSPDEVMDVIDEGKAARHVAVTNMNEHSSRSHSIFLINIKQEHVETEQKLCGKLYLVDLAGSEKVSKTGAAGAVLDEAKNINKSLSALGNVISALAEGTKSHVPYRDSKMTRILQDSLGGNCRTTMFICCSPSSYNDAETKSTLMFGQRAKTIRNTASINLELTAEQWKRKYEKEKEKNKTLKETVQKLEIELNRWRNGEEVPETEQTTADVVTRFETVEERPILDNDTSSIVVRISEEERQKYEEEIRKLYKQLDDKDDEINLQCQLVEKLKQQMLDQDELLASSKGDGDKVQAELGRLQVESDCAKAEVKEVLQALEELAINYDQKSQEVEEKGLQNQLLADQLSQKMASLMELEAELSRMQEVSGQQRKRIADVLNGLMRDLSEFSTIVGNGEIKLPVEISGAIEEEFTVARLYISKIKSEVKSMVKRCRQLENMQLECHRKMEETGRELSSCQLLISQHEAKIRSLTEYMQSVEQKKRLLEESHDSLSEELAKLQDQDNSLLEEKDGEKGETEDGNVKKVSRQQESHRGLHHKQLARLRDEINEKQRIIDELTDRNSKLELELAHVRADFERLKSQDNTKSERLEELSFLHERHEQTKQDLKGLEETVARELQTLHNLRKLFVQDLTSRVKKSSEMEPDDSGGSCTQKQKISFLENNLDQLTKVHKQIPIFPPCVISHPSLCLSPFQLVRDNADLRCELPKLEKRLRSTAERVKALETALRDAKEGAMMDRRRYQQEVDRIKDAMRAKSALRRPHAAQIAKPVRPKQMPVCSPTNPFYTYIRATEQANTYSNALFQGNVTQPSAASSNCIPNSVQSNTVSTALGYRAGRYTGDILESFPLNIDNAGNSISETRDINDNSDVHCGSEVDDSNRHYIIQQETAAS